A stretch of Bombina bombina isolate aBomBom1 chromosome 2, aBomBom1.pri, whole genome shotgun sequence DNA encodes these proteins:
- the LOC128647092 gene encoding olfactory receptor 10A7-like, giving the protein MASNSFGTDMISMKVCGENQTLVTEFLLLGLQSYAGIKNLLFTFFLMIYSMILIGNFLIIGLVSVSNMLSSPMYFFLSNLSADEIIFTTNIVPKMLQILQDTEGYMSTTSCFLQFFVFCVVATAECLLLAIMSYDRFLAICFPFHYLSIMNPSCCVHLIIGCWSGSFMSVLGTYILICQLQFCGSNVIDHFFCDFAPILRISSSDTSLLEIESFCFSFSNTFFPFGFIIVTYCYIIVTILKIPSVAGRQKAFSTCSSHLTVVSAYYGTLMIMYVTPAKGLPFNKFLSLLYTLVTPLLNPIIYSLRNQEIKKALRSFLFRNNI; this is encoded by the exons ATGGCTTCAAATAGTTTTGGAACAGATATGATATCCATG AAAGTGTGCGGAGAGAATCAGACACTTGTCACAGAATTCCTGCTCCTAGGACTTCAGTCTTATGCTGGGATAAAGAATTTACTATTTACTTTCTTCCTGATGATATATTCTATGATACTGATTGGCAACTTCCTAATCATTGGACTGGTGTCAGTAAGCAACATGCTTAGCTCTCCTATGTATTTCTTTCTTAGCAATCTGTCTGCTGATgaaattattttcaccacaaatatTGTACCAAAGATGCTGCAGATTTTGCAGGATACAGAAGGATATATGTCAACTACCAGTTGCTTCTTACAGTTCTTCGTCTTTTGTGTTGTGGCCACAGCCGAATGTTTGCTCCTTGCTATAATGTCTTATGATCGTTTCTTAGCCATTTGCTTTCCATTCCATTACTTGTCCATCATGAACCCCTCGTGTTGCGTTCATCTGATTATCGGCTGTTGGTCTGGTAGTTTTATGTCTGTTTTGGGGACCTATATTCTAATCTGCCAGTTACAGTTCTGTGGATCCAATGTCATTGACCACTTTTTCTGTGATTTTGCACCTATTCTTCGTATCTCTTCATCAGACACCTCACTTCTTGAAATTGAAAGCTTCTGCTTTAGTTTTTCTAATACATTTTTCCCCTTTGGGTTCATTATAGTGacatattgttatattattgtTACCATCCTCAAGATCCCCTCAGTAGCCGGCAGACAAAAAGCTTTTTCAACCTGTAGCTCTCACTTGACGGTGGTCTCTGCATATTATGGGACTCTAATGATCATGTATGTTACACCAGCAAAGGGACTGCCATTTAATAAGtttctctctctgctttacaccTTGGTGACTCCACTCTTAAACCCCATTATCTACAGCCTGAGAAATCAAGAGATTAAAAAAGCTCTGAGATCCTTCTTATTTAGAAATAATATCTAA